The sequence GAGGAACATCCCCATGCCACCGAGCTGATAGATTCCGCTCTCAAAGCTCACACGCGTTCTTGTGGAGCTCTTCTCGAAGATCATCCCTAGCACCTTGCCCTGCATCAAAGGAGGTCGAATCCCTTTTTTGAGGTCATCCTTGATCTCTTTGGAGAGGGCGAGAATCTCTAGAATCTCCTGTGCACTAAAATCTTTTAGGGTTAAAAAGTGTCTCAACGCTTTGCCTCGAATCGAAGTTTTCTTAATAAAAGTTAAGATTTCCGCTGGAAAAAGTCAGAATATACTTGAAAGATGTTGATAAAAACCTTTAGCCTAGAAACTCGCTTTATTCCTTGATTAAGGAGTAAAGGAGGGTGATCTCCTGCGCCCAAAGAGCCTCATCAATCGTCTCTAAAATCAGAGGAATCCCATCCATGCGAGGATCATTCATGATAAATTCAAAAGGAGCGATTCCAAGCTCTCCCATCCCTAGGCTATGATGCCGATCCACACGGCTTTGAAACTTCACCTTGGAATCATTGAGGTGCATTCCTTTAAGATAGCACCACCCCACTTCTCTATCCAAGATCGCCATGCTCGCCTCATACGCCTCACGCGTGCGAATGTCATAACCCGCGCTGAACATATGACAGGTGTCAATACAGATTCCCACACGGCTCTTGTCGTGGACTTGATCGATAATCTCACCTAGATGGCGAAAATCATAGCCGACATTGCTCCCCTGCCCTGCGGTGTTCTCAATCACTGCGATCACCCCAGAAGTGGCCTCTAGCGCAAGATTGATCGATTCGGCGACACGACTTAGACACTCACTCTCGCTGATAGCTCCAAGGTGGCTTCCAGGGTGAAAATTGAGCCGATCCAGCCCCAACTGCTCACATCGCCTCATCTCATCCAAAAAAGCTTCCCTAGATTTGGCGAGCTCCGCCTCTCCTGGATGGCCTAAGTTGATGAGGTAGCTATCGTGCGGCAACACACAAGAAGGCGCAATCCCTGCGGCTTTGAGGTTAGCCTTAAACTGCTCAATCTCCTCCTCTTCTAGCGCTTTGGCGCTCCATTGGCGCTGATTCTTCGTGAAGAGCGCAAAGGCCTTTGCGCCGATCTTTTGAGCGTTGAGCGGAGCGTTTCGCACGCCTCCACTAGCACTCACATGGGCACCGACAAATTTTTTCAAATCAAAGCTCCTTGATCATGAGGGCGGTTTTATTGATTCTATCACGAAAGAGGGTTCCCTTCAAAGAGCGCTCATAGACAATGTCGTAATCAGGCGAGACGAGATGCTGACGAATCAGTCCTTGCTCTGTGAGCTTCCCCTCTCCTTTGAAGATATCCTTGCCTTGAATTATCTCTTCCAAAAGGGTCTCGTAAGCGACACTAGCGCCAAAAATCTCCTCATTCACCCGCGCCTTGGAGTGGCACTCTCCATTGAGGCAGATCGAATCAGAGCGAATCTCCAGCACCAGCATCACCTGACCAATGGAGTAGATCTCCACGGAGATTTTGTCGTTGTAGTGCTTCACAAATCCCGTGTCATTGAATCGAAACCCAGGGGTGGCAAGCAAAATCAGCTTAGGATCTGAAGAGAGAAGGAGGCTTGGTTTTGGCGCGCACGCGAGAAAAAAGAGGGGAAAAAGAGAGAGGGCGAGAGCCTTTAGGCTCCCGCGGAGAGAGAGGAGAAGCAACGCTTAAAACTCTTCGCCCGTAAGGATTCGATACCAGCGCTTCCCATCTAGCTTGAGCTCCATGCTCACTTGGCAAAGACCATCTTTATAGACCGTTTCAACGATCTCTGCATTTCGAATCACAGCCAGCACCTTGGTTTTAACAGTGGAGTTTTTAAGCACCATGTCCCTCACGGTATCTTGAGCGTTGACACGGATTCCATACATTTTTTCACCAATTTGTCGGTAGGCATCCACAATCGCCGCCCTCTTGGCTAGCGCTAGCGCTTGGGCTGGAGAGATGGTGTTCTCAGGAGCGACCCCCATGCCCACAGCACTGATTTCAATAATGCTAGAGGGAGTGATCATAGGAGCGTTGGGGATCACTACCTCATCCGCTTGTACTTCATTGCCTCTTAGGGCATTGGACTTGTAGGAGTTTCGGTTGGGATAGGCATCCACCGCTCCGCTTTGCACATTTGATGTGACCGTTGTTGTTCCATCCGTGGCAGCCAAAGCTCCCGTTGCTAGGAGTAGCGTTCCTGCAACGATAGAGGAGTAAATCATTTTTGTCATCGCAATTCCTTTTATTGACCTAGGGTTTCTATGCTTGAAGCAACAGCCGTTCCACTTTTGATTCGAGCCTTCAAAACAGCACCCGCATACTCGCTTTTGAAGCGCTTCATTCCCTCTGCAAATATACTCCTAGCGCGCTCAAAAAAAGTTGAAATATCATTGCTAGGTATATGAATCGCATCCAAAAGAAGGGCTTGGAGATAGTGCGAAATGCTTCCGCTCAAAAGCGTCCCGATAAAAGGATGGCGTCTGCTATGAGAAGCCAAAAGCGCAAACGCCTCATCAATGAAGGCAAAGAGCTCTTTTTTGGTGCTCACAGGGCGCGCCCAAAGCTCTTCAAACACCCTCACTAGCTCCTCCCAATCAAGAAGGTGAAAATCTCTCTTCTCCTCCCTAAAGAGCTGGCTCGTCTCTTTCACAAACGCCCGCTTAAACTCCTCTAGGGCGCTTTTTTTATCAATCTTTCTAAGTTCAAATTCTGCAGGATGGGTGGGTCTTGCCCCTTCG comes from Wolinella succinogenes DSM 1740 and encodes:
- the nfo gene encoding deoxyribonuclease IV, producing the protein MKKFVGAHVSASGGVRNAPLNAQKIGAKAFALFTKNQRQWSAKALEEEEIEQFKANLKAAGIAPSCVLPHDSYLINLGHPGEAELAKSREAFLDEMRRCEQLGLDRLNFHPGSHLGAISESECLSRVAESINLALEATSGVIAVIENTAGQGSNVGYDFRHLGEIIDQVHDKSRVGICIDTCHMFSAGYDIRTREAYEASMAILDREVGWCYLKGMHLNDSKVKFQSRVDRHHSLGMGELGIAPFEFIMNDPRMDGIPLILETIDEALWAQEITLLYSLIKE